TGAGGTAGATGCATTTGACACTGACTTTCTTAGAGATTATATGAATTAAGTTAGTTTAATTCAGATTCCATTGTTGATAGCCCAAAGCCAACGAAAGAGTTATGCCGATAGGAGGGTTCGAGCCTTGGAGTTTATGGTAGGTGATCATATTTGGCTTaaggtatcacccatgaaggttTGATGAGATTTAGAAAGAAGAGCAAGCTTATTCCTAGGTGCATTGGCCTTTTTGACATTTTGAGTCGGATAGGAGAGGTGGCCTATAAGAtggccttgccacctagcttgtcaGTTGTTCACCTAGTTTtccatgtttttatgcattGGAAGTATGTGCCAAATGAAACCCGTGTGATTTCACTTGCTTTGGTGGAGTTGGGTCTGGATTTGAGATATATGAAGAGAATCTTATAGCTATTTTGGATAGGCAGGTTTGAAATCTCAAGACAAAGGAAATTGCTTCGGTAAAGGTGCAGTGAAAGCACCGTTCAGTTAGGGAGGCTACTTGAGAGATTGAGTTCAATATGCATGCCCGATATCCTGAGCTTTTCGAATATTCATGtatttacttttactttatgttcatattagtggtggatgatgtaatgaccctaaaggtattttttggaaatttttgaaaaattaccattttacacCTCCTAATAATTGCCCCATGTCTTGTTTGATCAGTTTACGAAGTTGGTTTTGATAATTATTTCAATAGTTGTGATTTTTGAATGTTTTATAATTTTGAATCCTTCAGttgttaaaaaatattttttgataccAACCGGAGCTACAATCTAGGAATGGAATTTTGTTAGTTCTATCAACTATGAAAGGTGGAATTTAGTCTAGAAGAGAGGTCGATTTCAGATTGGAGTCATTTTGTGGATTTGAGGTTCAAGTTGGAAGTTATGaaatttttagcttttgaattGACTTTGACAATATTCGAAGTTTGATActcggaatggatttttgatGTTTCTTTTGGATTCAGGGGATGATCTTAGGCCTAGGAGAGATCTTAGGTTTTGaggtttatttgattttttagaGGTTCCTAGCTTGATTTGACATTTTTGAGCCTTAAGGTAGTTTAGTTGTAACTaaatgagttttgggtcaaggagacctcgatcTGTGTCCCGATAGTTCTATTGAATTTTAAATATCGAACATAGTAAGGCAgaatatatggtttgtgtgcaCGGAGTTTCGAACGAATCTCGAGGTTCCATTCGAAATTTTGAGTGGTGGCTGATTTTGTTATATTCTGGTGCCTCTGACATCACGATCACGAGAGGGTGGTCTCTTTCCCGACCTTCACTTTTGTGAGCGGTCTACTTTGTGCGGGGATCGTGTTTACGACAAGGTTATCGTGAAAGTGAGCCTGAGCTCGCGAGAGCGAGACCTGATTTGGGTGAATTCTAAATTTTTGGGGTTTCAACCATATTTTCCCCATTTTTGAGTTCTCAAGCAAGGTATAGACGATTTCAAAATGGATTTTGAAGATAAACTATTGGATAAGTGATTATAACTTAGATTCTTTATTACTCATTGATTGTATTATGATTTTAACATTGAATCAAGAATTTTGAACTTCAAAGATTGTGGGTTCTCAAAAACTTgggtttttaaaaaatattaaaattgtaaaatGATTTTCACTCCGTTGTTGAAATGGTTTTAGAGTAAGTGTCCAAATTCTTTGGATAATGTatgtattaatttttaaatttacccTTCGTTTTAGAAATTGAGTTTTTGGATCAATTTGCCCCATTTTCCAAAATCTTGATATGGGTATTTATAGTCTCGTATTCTTATTGTGaattcatatttgaatagattttgttGATTCAGAAACCCAATAAAGAGGAAAGAcccaagttttaaagtgattgtGTTCTTGAATATATTGAGGCATGTAaaattctaaacctttgttaAGAATGTAGAATATATCTTGTGCTTTTTGTTATCTGTGTTGGGGAATAATGGGAATCGGTTCTATTGTACTTTTGTATATTGGATGATCCTAACAAAGATTAAAGGGTTAATAAAGAGGCAACTTGATGACTTATATTGATGTGTTTGATATGAATAATGATATTGACTCATTAGTGAAATATGTCATGATTATCTTTATATTAATTGTGTGTTTCTATGGACATCATCATACTCTCCTTAGTTATATAAACATgtctatttgcattggttctaaaATATTATGATGAGATCTGATTGATTATTATGCCAATGGAAAATGGTTTCGGTGACGCCGGAAGAAAATAGTTTCGGTGATTGATGATTATGTCGATGATAAATGGTTTTGGCGGATACTCAAATCTTGTAAGTCCCCAATGAATTTCAGTTTGAGTCTCGGCGGATGCATAtcattaggacagacatgcatcacctTACTTgacatttcattgcattgcattacacATCATTTATCATCTGTGGACTTGTGAATATCGCTTGGTGTACTTGTGATTGATTAACTTAATATTGATATGGTGTAGGTGTGATGTTGAAGATGTCTCTATTGACCTATGTACTACTTGAATTATGAACTGTTAGGTTCGGCTGATTtatatgcaggttgtagttgtgGAGGTTCGATTGATATGACAGGAGTAGTCTTGTTCTATATAGCTTTACTTTGTGTTTAGTAGTTTTCTTGCTGAgaaccgtgttgtttggtactcactactttcttctacacttgtgtagattACGATCTCGGACCCTTATGGTTCCTCCCTACTCCTTTCTGTATATGAGGCTTATCATCTAGAGTTGATGATGTAGCTGTTACATCATCTaggcggacacctcttactcttacTATGTTTTGGTCCTACTTTTGAGATAGAGACATTTGAGAATTGTATTTCCTTTCGTATCTTTTGTAATTCATTAGTGACTTGTACACGTGAAAACCAAATTTTGGGGTATTCATAGTTAAATTAAGTTCTGCATGCTTCGttatagttgagatttcatttccATTTTATCTCTTGCATTTATCTGCTTCATTGAGTTTTAGGCGGACTTGTCTTGGTGGGATAAAGCAAGTGTAATCACACCCCTATGTGAGTTGAGACAACTTTCCACTATTAACTTTTGGATTATTCCCATATTATTTTCCTTGAAAAAATGTAAAATAGTCAAGgataattatgaaaaaaaaatccaataATATTCttgaattatgaaaaaaaaattctttagaaaaataaaaataaaataaaatatatatatatatatatatcaacaattcacttaatatggtcAAGAGGGAATCCTAATTactgaaaaaaaaatacaatactATTTAAATGACGTCGTCATTTTTATAGAAGAGATATTACAATACTCCCTCTGCTCTATATTAAGTCATGAATTGTTGGAGTATGAcacacttttttaaaaaaaaattaaggacgTAAGTTAAAGACTACTTTCCATTATTATCTTTTTGATTacaattttcaaattattttcctagaaaaatatatagttaaggactgatttttttaaaaaaagagtaaatatggaaagaaaaaaaatccttACAATCTTCTAGAACTATAAAAAATTCACttctttttaaaagtttttaaaaactTCCAACAATTTACTTAGGCCATACTAATTACTGGGGAAAAAATACAGTACTAATTAAATATTGTCGTCATTTTTATAGAAGAGATATTTTTGggtaaatagaaaaaaaaaattgaagagtgAAATAAATGGAACTGTTGATAGTGTTGAAGGTAGAGGAAAGCACATGGGAATTAAAAGAAAGCGGTGTTCGGtcaagataaaaataaaattattagctGTTTTTGAAGCTCTCTTCCAAATTAACCCATTAATGCACCTTTGAAAATAGTCACTAACTTCCAATTAATCACAAATTATATTAGCAATAATTTAATACACTCTTAACTGTCTTAGCTTCTTACatcatcttcgtcttcttcttctaataataaatttaatttccaAAATCCTTCCACATGCAATTAGCTAGTAAAACCACAATTGGTTTCTCcatacatatatttttgtttttaaagtGATTCGAAATTTATTACTCCATCCGTTCCATgcgttcatttttatttgtttaatattttaaaaatagatttttatttttcatttttaacatatcaaaaaaaactaattttttttttatgttttacccTTGAAATTAATGACGGGTAActtattttccaaattattttctAAGGCCTAATACTAGACATCAATTAATAGGATTAGTGAATTAAAATAatcatataaattattattttcttaatgaatGTGTCAATTTCAAATGTGAATAGTAAAAGTgaacaaagaaattaaaatagttaaattaattcaattcaattttttgtTGAGCAAATCCTCTAAATCAGTTCCCAAGAAGTTCTCAATTTACAGgtttcaaattcaaaatctatgTTAAAAAGTAGATATATTTCAAACAACTCCACCATATCCTTTAATACTTTCTCCGTATACTTTCCAAGTATAAACAATAATATTGCTAAAAACAGTATTCCGTTAGCAGAGGTGGAGATTGGTAAGGGGGATTATGACACTTTCACTTGTAATGCTTTAAAAAGTTTTATGACATTTTGTATGACATTTCATTTTTAAACATACATAGCATATCATAATATAAATGGCCAAGAAATTCCATTTCCTTATTCTTCCCTCAACAAAGGAATTATTTATATATCTCCTGTAGGATTTTCTACATTAACATACGATCGTGAATTGAATAAGTCAAGTTAAATTTCTTAAGGTAAGTTCGGTGATACAATTTTGCACATCTGTACATACTGGCTATTTAATGCCTTTCTAACAACCTTTTTGAAAAGGAATTCATAAATCTTTGAGAATGGTAAGATAAAGTTTAAGTTTTATACATCAGTAATGCtaattgaattatttataaGGTAATTACGTACAAACAATATATGACTATGCGGTCACTGGTGAATAATCAATATTACTGTTGAGGTGGCCGTTTTAACTGATTTGTACTTTGAACCGTCGTTAGCAACAACATCAGGCAAACGGCACaattattcaattttaagtAACAAAGTAATGGAttcacatatatagtcatactCATACCCACTTCCTACATTTGACTAACCAAGACGGGAAAAGTGAAAATATGACACAATTCGTGTTACCAGCAAATTATTCTGTATAACATgatttaacttaaaatatcgCAATTCTGTATATAATTTTACATcatcaatataattaatttgcTATAGCAGATTTATTTTACTTTCAGCAGGTTATTATTATGATCacattttatgaatgattacaTGTATTTTTTCACTTGATTTATTGTGTCAAATTATATATTGTTTATTGTTAAGTGTATAAGAAGTTgaactaaaaaagaaaagaaaaaaaaaactctttgaggtgaatgattgaaAATGCATTTAATCACCCCTGCTAAACAACTGTCTACATTGATTATCCCAATCGAAAGTTGTTGTGATCCTTTTCTTAACTAGTTAGTTTTTATATTATAACACCAAACATCCAAAggcatttatttatttaatttaccCCCTCAATGTATATATAAAGACAACTCTTCTGTCTCAATTAGCACACTTCATTTAGTTTCTTTCTCTCGCTCTTAATTTGATATAGCTAGGTGGTACTAGTTCAATGGCTTCCATTGTTGTTAttagtttgatgatgatgatggtaTTAGGAAATGGAGCATGGGTGGTAGAGGGCGCTGAAAGAGCATTTTTTGTGTTTGGAGATTCATTGGTTGATAATGGAAACAACAACTACTTGGCTACAAGTGCTCGTGCTGATTCACCTCCTTATGGCATTGATTATCCAACTCACCGTCCCACTGGACGATTCTCTAATGGCCTTAACATTCCTGACATTATCAGTAACTCATATattcctctcttctctttttttaattaacatATACTACACATTAATTTCAGTCATTATTAGTATCATTAGGcttgatgatatatatatatatatatatatatggccaGACAAGACTTCTATGGCCCTTTCTCTACTTTGTAGTTTGCATTGCATTCCAAAATACACATCATTATGTTAAGAAGTACCACGTCGGAAAAGGGATGGACAATTGGTCTCCTTATTATACGGACTTAGACAATTTTCATCCTAGAACTTAATTATTAACTTTTGGAGTGTGAGTTAAATCCAacgtctattttttttttttacatccCATCCTTTCTTGGCATGGGAATTCTTAACACGCGTTAAGTCCAACTTATTTTTAGTTTCTATAATAGGAATTGAAGATTTACAAccttcaaaatattttcttctttccccATTTTACTAGTACTGGCAAATCATTTTTCACATTTGGTGCTGCTGTGTGCATGCATGCAAAATTATTCTGGATCAGGCACACGTGGTGATAGCACAATTTCGGGATCAAGAAACAACAATTCCATGGTGCGGTCGCAAGCTCGAGTCTCAATAGTCACAAttcgttttttttaaaaaattctcatattaattgcaaaaaaataaatagaaaggGACTATATATCACGAAAATAAAGAACACACAGGAATATTTAGCTAGCGTTTGGACTTAGATTTTGGGTTagaatttgaaaaatttatcttcACCATAAATTTTAGacaagattttaaaattgtctttaaaaaatttcaagttttaaatatTGGTATGGATTCGTTTTTGGGATAAATTTCACTTTACGTCACATAAGTTCAAATTTTTTGTAAGAAAATGCATGTCTAAacacaattttaaaatttaaaaatcataacttcaaagaactcaaattttaaaacgGAAGCTTTGTATACGAAGAAGGCACTCTTTATGGGAGTCCAAATAAATTAGTTTTCCTCTATTTTCTTCGGTAAATTTTTACTCCGCGCATTGCTATATGATTATCCATTTTGTCTtacgtttttttttttaccttcttATAGatgattatttattaaaatatattttgtccTTTTTAACGTAATTATTAGGTGAAAAACTTGGGGCAGAGCCTCCATTGCCATACTTGAGTCCGGAGCTTCAAGGGGAAAAGCTTCTTGTTGGTGCCAACTTTGCTTCTGCTGGGGTTGGCGTACTTAATGACACTGGAATTCAATTTGTAAgctttacttttatttttaaaatccattcaAAACCATTATTGAATTTGCAAGTGTAATTGATTTTGTAgtttttaatgatttatttACAAGTTTATATTACTGTAAATTTAGGTTTATTAATTGGCTAATATTCTTCTTTAATATTCAGGAATAAAATACTAGTACGTACTCCGATCCCTCTGTGACATCATATTCGAATTTTGAGACTCAAATGAGTACTCtaatatcacataaattttaCATAGTTTTATCACATCATAGTTTTCAAATAGAtaaattttattcttaaaaagaaaaacttaaaaattcaatgTCATTATCAAAATTAAGAAGTATGAGTACTctaatatcatataaattgTAATAGAGAAGACACATTTTATCCTACTTTTATTTATAGGTAAAATGATTTTGACTTATCATAcctattattttcaaatatataaattttacaaaaatatttataaccaaaataaagaagtggacaaaaaaagtgaataagatatatttttatgtCGTTTTTGTTGTGCAGTAGATAGATAGGTTTGTGATCTGTAGAATGTTTTTCAGGTAAACATTATAAGGATTGGGCAACAGCTGGAGTACTTTGCCGAGTACCAAAAAAGAGTTGGGGCTTTGATAGGAAGTGAAAAGGCAAAGCAAGTGGTGGAGGAGGCTCTAGTTCTAATTACACTTGGTGGCAATGATTTTGTCAACAACTATTATTTGGTCCCTTTTTCTGTTAGATCTCGCCAATATACTCTTCCAGATTATGTCTCCTATGTCATCTCCGAGTACAAAAATGTTCTTGCGGTAACAATTAATTCTTCTTAATTCCTACtgcatatatatattactttttGACGCGCATAATGAGTATTCTCCAGATGTTAATTTTATCCATTTTTTTTGATAGAATTTGCTAGTTTAGCGGCACATTTGTCCGTCTTACAGATATTTCTTTTacaataaatatgttttatcaAGACTACTATCAATAAAGAGAAACAAAATATATGCTCTCCATGtttttttagttgtcatgaaTAAGGTTTTGCACAAtacttaaagaaaaaaattaattaggagtGTAGTTTGACTAACATATTCCTTATTTAGTctaatctttatttatttacgtctgttaattttaaaataattaatcctAAGGGCAAagctgaaaagaaatatttaattctttcttgattgtttaaattgataattattttggaataaatatatttagtaTAAATGACAACTAAAAAGGAACGGAGGTAgtaatttatttcatattaattagaAGAATGTAAACCAAATATTTGATGTATGTGAAATGGGATCGAGGATGTcattaaattttgagtttcaatgGGAGGCAACAAAAATTAAGAGAAATTAAACTAACTAGActataattttgaaatttatgaaagGGAACATTCAAGGAAGAGGAAATAATCTATAGCATTTGAGTATAAGTATGGGCGATACAAAGAAGGATAGAGGATTCAGTAGACGTTGAACCAGTGCAGACCTACTTTAAAGGGAAA
This Solanum dulcamara chromosome 1, daSolDulc1.2, whole genome shotgun sequence DNA region includes the following protein-coding sequences:
- the LOC129887636 gene encoding GDSL esterase/lipase At5g33370-like, which gives rise to MASIVVISLMMMMVLGNGAWVVEGAERAFFVFGDSLVDNGNNNYLATSARADSPPYGIDYPTHRPTGRFSNGLNIPDIISEKLGAEPPLPYLSPELQGEKLLVGANFASAGVGVLNDTGIQFVNIIRIGQQLEYFAEYQKRVGALIGSEKAKQVVEEALVLITLGGNDFVNNYYLVPFSVRSRQYTLPDYVSYVISEYKNVLAKLHSLGARRVIVTGTGPLGCVPAELAQRSRDGNCADELQQAAVLFNPQLVEMLNGLNSEIGSHVFVAANTNQMHLDFITDPQAFGFVTSKVACCGQGPYNGIGLCTPLSNLCPNRDEYAFWDPFHPTEKANRIIVEQILTGTTDYMHPMNLSTILIMDSKAK